A segment of the Pirellulales bacterium genome:
GGTGACGGACGATTGGTTACTAAAATAAACTGCTGCGGAGAAGAAAAGACAAAAATATTTTGCAATTGGCTGCGTTGATTTTGCTCCGCCTCCAATTGTTGCTCGATCAGCTTGTGGCCATCGATCAAATTCAACACTACGAATCTGCCGTCGGATTGCATCAGAGCCACGGTTTCGCCGTCGACCAGAGTTCCCTTCAAGGCCGAGTTGCCACCGTTGTTCCAACCGGAGAACTGTTCCGACCATATGTCCTTTTGTGTCCAAGGATCAAATAGCGCCAGCGTTACCTTATTACTGTCGGAGTTGTCGCGGAACACTAGTAGGCAATGGCCGTAGTTGGTCCAACGTTTATCGAATGTGGGCGCAACGGCCCGTTCTCCCAACAAATGTCCATCAGCAGTGCGCAATATTAACGCCGATTTGCCATTGGCAGGCGCCAACACGACCATTTCGTCGTCGCCGAATAAATCGCACCCAACTTCCACCCCATGACGAACCCATTCCACCTGGCCGGTTAATGGATCGATGGCCGTTACATCACGTCCATGCTGAAAACACAGCGTGTGCTGGCCACACATCGCCACATCGCCAAATAATCCTTGTTGCGTTTGCAATCGCCGCGTGCCTCCCCAGGGCATATTTTGCCTTATGATCTGCTGCATTTGCCCATTCATCATCGACAGATCAGCCAAATCTTTGGTCCACAGCACGCGGTTCCCAGAACTTCGCAAAGTATCGAGTCCAATCACTTGATACCCAGTGCATAACACCAAAACATGTCCTTGCACGAACGCGAAATCATTCATTGTATTTGGACGAAAGGCATTCATCCGTGTCGGATCGGCCAATGAAATTTGAAACAAATCGCGGCCCAAGGAATCAACGCCCAGAATTTGTTGCCGCTGCTGATCGTGCCCCAGCAAAACGTGGGTAAAAAATGGCGTGCGAGTTCCTTGAATCTCGGTATTGAACACGCGAGTGGCATCAATCAGTCGGTGGCCTCTCTCATTGGGCTCGCTTTTTTCAATTTTGATTTCACCCTCTGGCCAACTGCGATCTTGCGCCTCGGCTCGACGAAGCAGCGAATTTCCTGGCAAGCCATCCAAAATCTGGGTTGCGTTCTTACCGTCCCATACGGGTTGGTCGCCGGCTTGCAATTTTAAATTTCGGTACTGCTCCAGCGCGGCATTCCATTGCCCAGCTTCGCACAGCAACATCGACAACTTCACCGTGGCCTCGACACGGCGGACAGCAACCGGAGAGTTCTGCAAAGCCAATAGCAATTGTTCCCGATCCAGCAACGTTTCCGACCCATTCAATTTGTCAACTAACAACTCGCGGGCTTGATCCGCGAATGGATGGGCGCTAAAGCAATTCACAAATTGACGCAGCAGTTTAAGATCAGGACTGGCCGCGGCCTGATCAAGTTGTCGCTTTAACGCGGAATCGATCGAGACGAGATTTTCCGGCTTCCCTGCCGACAGCAAACCCTGCAGCTGCGCCTGGACCCATCGTGGACGCAAGACAGAAAGCTTTGTATCCAAATCTTCAAGCTCTTCATTGCGCGGATCCAAGGCCGCTAATTTCAGGTAGGCATCGACTGCCCCAGAAATATCCCCGATTTGCTGCAAGCCAGCGGCTCGCACACGAAGATAGATGCCCCGCTCTCGTTCATCGTTCACCAGTTGTTCAAGTTCAGGCAAATCGCCTTGGTGTTTGCTGAAATCCTGCGTCAACCCACTGAGCAATGCCTCAAACAATAATTCACGGTTCAACGGCTCCTTGCTCGATTGATAAGCTTGCCGCAAGTCGGCTATGGCGGAATCCAGCTGTCCCGCGTCCAGAGCAATTTCACCCCGATGTGCAAGTGCCCAGGCGTCGTTCGGATTTTCCGCCAGCGTTTTCGTAATTCGCTCCTCCAGCGGCTGACGCTGGAAAAACGTTTCGACATAGTCGATTCCCTGCGAGATTACCTGACCTTGGTAACATATCAGGTTGCCGGGAATGGCATCCTTACGCGATTTCGCCCGGGCGACAATTTTTGCGGTGTTCAAATCGAGTTGCACTACTTCGGCCGACGTTAACGGCAAGAAATAATCGTCGCCGCTGAGGAAACCCCTGCCGCTAGGCATGGCCCCTGAAGGCAGTTCTACTGTTTTCACCTTGGTGAACGATCTTTCATCGGCCAATGTCATCAACGTAATTTGTCGGCGACCCACCAAGATCGCAGTGTCGCGGCGGATTCCCCCCACGTACAAGTTCTCGCCGCGCGGCTGCTTCCACAACAGCTTGCCGTCGATGAGATTCAGGCAGTGCAACTCGTTCGATTCCATGGGCGTGACGAGCACGTACTTGTTAGCGAGCGTGATCGCCGAATCGAGCCAGTGCTCGCCGGGATTGGCTTGAATGGCCGCCGCGCTCCACATTTGACCGCCGCGCACCACCATCGCACCAGGAGGAAACATCGCGCCATCGCGTTGGTACTGGTAGCCCCACAGCAGCGTGTGATTCGCAATATCAACCGCCACCACGGCGCCGGCGGTGGTTGGGCAGACCAACACTCCATCTGCATAGCTGGGACTGCAACCGGCCAACCGGCGCATGGGATCTTGCTGAATATTTTGCTCCACAATGGCCACTTGCTGTGACCAATCGAGCCGGCCGGTTTTCGCATCGAGAACACACAATTTAATTTCACTCGATTTCATTTCCGCCAACACATATAGCTTGCCTTCCAACGGCAACGGCGGACCGAGGAAAAACGCGCTGGCCAGTTGCGATTCGTCCTCGCCACTTTGCCCCCCTACTTCCCACTTCAGCTTGCCCTGCGTTCGCAATTCGTGGGCGGTCAGCTTGTTGAACCGCTTGGGAATTAACACTTGCCCTTCTCCACCGCCTCGAACGATCAGAGCGGCGCCGCCGTTAATGCGTACGCGGCCGTTAAACATCATGGGAGCAACCAGCGTTTCCGAGGAAGAAATGCTGGCGACATCCAAATCGTCAATCAAATACACCTGCTGGCCATCGCAGGCGAGCGTGCCGAAGGTGTTGTCTTCCCAAAATCGTTCGATTAAGCCGGGGTTGTGCTGGGGATCTATCGTGGTCGTGCCCGCCCCATTGGTTGAGGAACCCAGCATTTGCTCCAGCGAGGTATCGCTGCTAGAGCGAATGGGCCACAAACGTTTGCCGCTTTCGAAATCGACGGCCAACAAATCGCGCGCGGTGCGCATCAGCACCAAGTTATTGACCGCCAACGGTTGCATTGACGGCATCGCCGGCACCCCCTGATCAACCCACTGTTGCCGAATGCCAGCCAGCGTTCGTTCCAGCGTCGGATGGTTGGTGGTTGATACCCGCCACAACGGGTTCAATAGCGGAATGCCTCCCGCACTGGTTGCATTTCGTGCTGGATTGCCGCGCACTAACGCCCATTGTTGCAATTGTTCTGGCGCAGGGCTGCGCGGCTCGCCGGTGGTCGATTCCAGCCACGCGAGTGCTTCCTTATCATCGGAAAACAAATGCACGGTTTTATCGGCCACACGGAGCGTCGCATTGGGATTTCTCTTTTTCAACGCCGACAGCACCTCGTGGGCACGATCGGCCATGCCGCCTCGTTGCCAACTGGCAGCTAACAAAACCGATAGGGTTGGCTCGAACGTCGCCGCGGCATCGGGTGCATCGAGCAAGCGTTGGAAGCAAAGAGCGGCGGCCAGGGGACGGTTGTGATCTAAATGATGCCGTCCCAACAGCAGCGTCGCCTGATATCCGGCCTTCGTATGGAAATACCGCCGAGCAATTTCTTCCAGCCCAGCCACGTTGCCGGAACTTGCCGCAGAATTCAACATTTGCTGAGCATGAATGCCAAACTGCAACTCATAGGCTTGCCGTCCCTCAGGAGGCATGTTGCCAATGAGCCGCTGCGCTTCCGTTTTCAAACTTTGAAAAGACTCGGTCCGCTTCGCGCTAGTTCCGTTTCCAAATATTGACGAGCGGTGTGCTTCCGTGCCACCAATCGCGCCCTTGCCATCGGCTGGAGAACCCCCGGGTGAAGCCCCCGCGCCTTCCTTTGACCCGTGCGTATCTACATCATCCGCAGCTGGCTTAAAAAAGTAATCTTCGCCGCTTTGCAAAATTTCATCCAACAGCATAACCGCGTCTGCATAGTGGCCATCGTCCAACAATGATTTCGCCTTTTCCCATTGTCGGGTGGTATCGCGATCGACCGGCAAAAACACCCCCTCTGGAGTTTCTTCCGAGTCTTGCTGGCCGGGCTGTTGAAAGCGGCCAAAGCGGCCGCCAAATTGCACAAAGTTGCCGCCGGGTCCAATTTGAATTTGCCCGGGCTGCTGCGCCTTCGCCGGTCGATTGCTGACGCTGCATAGAAGAACAGCGCCCAAGCAAACCGTACAAGCTGCTGCTCCCCACCCCAACCAGCGCCGTCCGCCGTAAGATTTCCATTCCTTCATGGCCATCCTCAATGAATCATGCGCCGGCCTCTGGCCGGCTCTCGCCAGTTTAGTGCCTCAAATTAGCAGAAAGTTCAATTTCACCAGTCCGCAGCGATTGCACATTTGCACCTTTGGGGGGATAAGCGACT
Coding sequences within it:
- a CDS encoding PQQ-binding-like beta-propeller repeat protein; the encoded protein is MKEWKSYGGRRWLGWGAAACTVCLGAVLLCSVSNRPAKAQQPGQIQIGPGGNFVQFGGRFGRFQQPGQQDSEETPEGVFLPVDRDTTRQWEKAKSLLDDGHYADAVMLLDEILQSGEDYFFKPAADDVDTHGSKEGAGASPGGSPADGKGAIGGTEAHRSSIFGNGTSAKRTESFQSLKTEAQRLIGNMPPEGRQAYELQFGIHAQQMLNSAASSGNVAGLEEIARRYFHTKAGYQATLLLGRHHLDHNRPLAAALCFQRLLDAPDAAATFEPTLSVLLAASWQRGGMADRAHEVLSALKKRNPNATLRVADKTVHLFSDDKEALAWLESTTGEPRSPAPEQLQQWALVRGNPARNATSAGGIPLLNPLWRVSTTNHPTLERTLAGIRQQWVDQGVPAMPSMQPLAVNNLVLMRTARDLLAVDFESGKRLWPIRSSSDTSLEQMLGSSTNGAGTTTIDPQHNPGLIERFWEDNTFGTLACDGQQVYLIDDLDVASISSSETLVAPMMFNGRVRINGGAALIVRGGGEGQVLIPKRFNKLTAHELRTQGKLKWEVGGQSGEDESQLASAFFLGPPLPLEGKLYVLAEMKSSEIKLCVLDAKTGRLDWSQQVAIVEQNIQQDPMRRLAGCSPSYADGVLVCPTTAGAVVAVDIANHTLLWGYQYQRDGAMFPPGAMVVRGGQMWSAAAIQANPGEHWLDSAITLANKYVLVTPMESNELHCLNLIDGKLLWKQPRGENLYVGGIRRDTAILVGRRQITLMTLADERSFTKVKTVELPSGAMPSGRGFLSGDDYFLPLTSAEVVQLDLNTAKIVARAKSRKDAIPGNLICYQGQVISQGIDYVETFFQRQPLEERITKTLAENPNDAWALAHRGEIALDAGQLDSAIADLRQAYQSSKEPLNRELLFEALLSGLTQDFSKHQGDLPELEQLVNDERERGIYLRVRAAGLQQIGDISGAVDAYLKLAALDPRNEELEDLDTKLSVLRPRWVQAQLQGLLSAGKPENLVSIDSALKRQLDQAAASPDLKLLRQFVNCFSAHPFADQARELLVDKLNGSETLLDREQLLLALQNSPVAVRRVEATVKLSMLLCEAGQWNAALEQYRNLKLQAGDQPVWDGKNATQILDGLPGNSLLRRAEAQDRSWPEGEIKIEKSEPNERGHRLIDATRVFNTEIQGTRTPFFTHVLLGHDQQRQQILGVDSLGRDLFQISLADPTRMNAFRPNTMNDFAFVQGHVLVLCTGYQVIGLDTLRSSGNRVLWTKDLADLSMMNGQMQQIIRQNMPWGGTRRLQTQQGLFGDVAMCGQHTLCFQHGRDVTAIDPLTGQVEWVRHGVEVGCDLFGDDEMVVLAPANGKSALILRTADGHLLGERAVAPTFDKRWTNYGHCLLVFRDNSDSNKVTLALFDPWTQKDIWSEQFSGWNNGGNSALKGTLVDGETVALMQSDGRFVVLNLIDGHKLIEQQLEAEQNQRSQLQNIFVFSSPQQFILVTNRPSPPMGVPGPRGYGDNRNLALNPIPVMSQMMGEPISMLVSGHVYAFDRTTGKQQWTNPAYVEQQGLLLAQPDELPVLTFVRNLQTLTTMNRSSQTHGSILCLDKRTGRLAYADDDLPSILGFEVIGDVNEKTVTYNLSSQPPMAVALKFTDAPVPPEPPYQAGAFERPPAPPEVKE